The genomic interval GTCGTCACCGGTGCATCGACGCGCCCTTGAGGATCTTGTCCACCGCGTTGCGGGGGCCGTGCACCGCGATCCCGACCAGGTCGAGCGCGTCCCGGTGCACCGCGCGCACCGCGGCGCGGTTGTCCCGGTCGTTGCCCGTCGCGAAGAGGTCCGAGGTGAAGACGGACAGGGCGGCGCCCCGGGAGACCGCACGGGTGTGGGCGGTGGTGAGCATCTCCTTCGCACCCTCGAAGACCATGACCGGCTGGCGGAACATCGGGAGGTACGGGGTGTCGTCCGCATCGGTGTAGGGCTCGCCGATCAGTTCCGGGGCGGCTGTGGAGAGGCCGCTGACGAGGAAGGCGGTGACGTTCAGCCGCTGCCAGGTCTCCAGGTCGTCGCGGAGCAGCACGGCGATCTTGGTGTCGAAGCGGACGGGGGCGGGGGCGGTGGTCTCAGCTGTCATGCCCCGAGCCTGCCGGGCCGCCCGG from Streptomyces drozdowiczii carries:
- a CDS encoding DUF2000 domain-containing protein, with the protein product MTAETTAPAPVRFDTKIAVLLRDDLETWQRLNVTAFLVSGLSTAAPELIGEPYTDADDTPYLPMFRQPVMVFEGAKEMLTTAHTRAVSRGAALSVFTSDLFATGNDRDNRAAVRAVHRDALDLVGIAVHGPRNAVDKILKGASMHR